From one Anoplolepis gracilipes chromosome 8, ASM4749672v1, whole genome shotgun sequence genomic stretch:
- the LOC140668648 gene encoding nudC domain-containing protein 1: MTEIIELRPNRTLMNSSFEKYQFSNDAVSIVSEIKLKNHVYRIEPNHNQESWLEARLFAFHNHLFKNVYDMSCWFIDKDWIVWRLNKDSSLNQIYKLHTVDTDLSKLMYNPSIGFTLNNISVISDGGEKLKILVGNTEQNIKVFSLDPIEPGVIMNVQYIEKDLKLMVTMCTIAVQNDEKKYTQLTLLSYTLQYIENEIKNINYIDKQLLKVQGTVDYVYVEKNGNYLHSICQNNINFEKDAQESENKVQSNIDVQIKTPKYYWSQDEDSLTVWIKIPKQHTNKQPKIQIKPLELSVVIENEILMQGECQHRLEENMATWRFKEDTLQIDLSKYESGLMWNELIKGDTGGECLPNDTLAAEIHTRLAHLCTDQNSNGGDQPCIGFNVEQLEECDLEGKDNFLQRINLSTRTTTHLARLGSNNHVLFTCERKYGQAVCLRHDHDACVWIIDDVNDNAEWGIKHIHSFPRFGYVEASKTNKKFCVSPSDGPYIAIIEHTRHVFLYEKPDDGSKTAKQRIIDLNCETSPIMGAVATKEYLFVLSKDKLYCLQIHVYN; this comes from the exons ATGAcagaaataattgaattacgTCCTAATAGAACTTTGATGAATTCATCtttcgaaaaatatcaattttctaaCGATGCTGTTTCTATAGTTTCTGAAATCAAGCTAAAAAATC atGTGTACAGAATAGAACCAAATCATAATCAAGAATCCTGGTTGGAAGCAAGACTATTTGCATTccataatcatttatttaagaatgtaTATGACATGTCGTGTTGGTTTATTGATAAAGATTGGATTGTTTGGCGTTTAAATAAGGACAGTTCCttgaatcaaatatataaattacatactGTAGACACAGACTTGTCAAAACTAATGTATAATCCTTCAATTGGATTTACTTTGAATAACATTTCAGTAATTTCCGATGGTGgtgaaaaactaaaaatattagtgGGAAATAcagaacaaaatataaaagttttttcattGGATCCTATAGAACCTGGAGTGATCATGAATGttcaatatatagaaaaagatttgAAACTTATGGTAACTATGTGCACTATTGCTGTACAAAATGATGAAAAGAAGTATACACAGCTTACACTATTATCGTACACTTtgcaatatattgaaaatgagataaaaaatattaattatatagataaacaACTACTGAAAGTACAAGGCACTGTGGATTATGTCTATGTGGAAAAAAATGGTAATTATTTGCACTCTAtctgtcaaaataatattaattttgagaaagATGCACAAGAATCTGAAAATAAAGTACAATCAAATATTGATGTGCAAATAAAGACTCCGAAATATTATTGGTCACAAGATGAAGATTCGCTTACAGTTTGGATTAAAATACCTAAACAACATACCAATAAACAGCCTAAAATACAAATCAAGCCATTAGAATTATCTGTtgtaattgaaaatgaaatattaatgcaaGGAGAATGCCAACATAGATTAGAGGAGAATATGGCAACTTGGAGATTTAAAGAAGACACACTACAAATTGATCTAAGTAAATATGAAAGTGGATTGATGTGGAACGAATTAATCAAAGGTGATACAGGAGGTGAATGTTTACCCAATGACACTCTTGCTGCAGAAATTCATACGag gCTAGCACACTTATGTACAGATCAGAATAGTAATGGTGGAGATCAACCCTGTATAGGGTTTAATGTTGAGCAATTAGAAGAGTGTGATCTAGAAGGAAAGGATAACTTTTTACAAAGAATTAATCTTTCTACGCGGACAACCACGCATCTAGCTAGATTGGGAAGCAATAATCATGTGCTGTTTACTTGCGAAAGGAAATATGGGCAAGCAGTATGTTTGAGGCATGATCATGATGCTTGTGTTTGGATAATAGACGATGTGAATGATAATGCCGAATGGGGTATCAAACATATCCATAGTTTTCCCAGATTTGGCTATGTCGAAGCTagtaaaactaataaaaaattttgtgtgtcTCCATCTG ATGGTCCGTATATTGCTATAATAGAACATACGAGACACGTATTTTTGTACGAGAAACCTGACGATGGATCAAAGACAGCCAAGCAAAGAATTATAGATCTAAATTGTGAAACTTCCCCCATTATGGGTGCTGTTGCtacaaaagaatatttgtttgTACTTtcgaaagataaattatattgtttacagATTcacgtatataattaa
- the Pdss2 gene encoding all trans-polyprenyl-diphosphate synthase PDSS2 isoform X2: MSTKTVTFKIWRGIPVSTFLWKSKSFQTQRTICTSMQNKLYFNNVNHAENKVAVNQKTDWNKTMSEAEKIVGYPTSFLSLRWLLSDEIANVALHLRKLVGSNHPLLKTAKSIIYNGRNTQAFGLIVLLISKAAGHLNAKPVEEDKAAGVLHSQRALAEVIEMIRISNLIHRGLVNINTNESLSVESSELNNMTFGNKIALLCGDYLLSNSCAELAQLRNQDLVFLISSAVKDLCQAEFVASRDNQNFPIPSKPPKDRTGYALKEWTLLNVYGAGSLLGKSCQGTLQLAGHSKEIQEEGYKFGKHLALAWQASLDLGLCINKDKEILHNLCAAPIMFHVEHDPSILLKQLDKGSESVENVNYLEMVLVLD, encoded by the exons atGTCTACAAAGACAGTTACATTCAAAATTTGGAGAGGCATTCCTGTATCTACATTTTTGTGGAAATCAAAGAGTTTTCAAACCCAAAGGACAATTTGTACTTCAATGcaaaataagttatattttaataatgttaatcatGCTGAAAACAAAGTAGCAGTGAATCAGAAAACAGATTGGAATAAAACCATGTCAGAAGCAGAAAAAATTGTTGGATATCCAACGTCTTTCCTAAGTTTAAGATGGTTATTGAGCGACGAAATTGCAAATGTTGCATTGCATTTAAGGAAGTTGGTTGGATCTAATCATCCTTTGCTGAAAACAGCTAA AAGTATTATCTATAATGGTCGTAACACACAAGCATTTGGGCTCATTGTGTTACTAATCTCTAAAGCTGCCGGTCATTTAAATGCAAAACCAGTAGAAGAAGATAAAGCTGCAGGTGTATTACATAg cCAAAGAGCATTAGCTGAAGTTATAGAGATGATACGCATTAGCAATTTAATACATAGAGGActggtaaatataaatacaaatgaaTCTTTGTCTGTGGAGTCCTCAGAATTAAACAATATGACTTTTGGCAATAAAATAGCATTGTTATGTGGTGATTACTTACTTAGTAATAGTTGTGCTGAATTAGCACAACTCAGAAATCAAGAT CTtgtgtttttaatatcatCTGCAGTAAAAGATTTATGTCAAGCAGAATTTGTAGCATCCAGAGACAATCAAAATTTTCCCATACCATCAAAACCACCCAAAGATCGTACAGGTTATGCACTTAAAGAATGGAcacttttaaatgtttatggCGCTGGATCATTACTTGGAAAAAGCTGTCAAGGTACATTGCAGTTAGCTGGACATAGCAAAGAAATACAAGAGGAAGGTTACAAGTTTGGCAAACATCTAGCTTTAGCTTGGCAG gcTTCCTTGGATTTGGGTTTATGCATTAATAAAGACAAAGAAATCTTGCATAATTTGTGTGCTGCTCCAATTATGTTTCATGTTGAACATGATCcatcaattttattgaaacaattaGACAAGGGATCAGAATCAGTTGAAAATGTCAATTATTTAgag ATGGTCCTGGTATTGGATTAA
- the LOC140668650 gene encoding putative odorant-binding protein A10 — protein sequence MLCLTFFILFWENNSSLPSFFMRMMTSHQNGHDVSSLFKKRSPLIVLHKHINSQWRRCRFSFIQRRIKDTKQEKYSSKYDHIDVNAVLANSRLRNQYINCLNGSAPCNTGASRFLKEKFAEAFVTRCKKCTERQIYFFDTIIDWFTKNDPETWNHLVKMAIKELQKKSEKEN from the exons ATGTTatgtttaactttttttattctattttggGAAAACAATTCCAGTTTACCTTCTTTCTTTATGAGGATGATGACCAGTCATCAAAATGGCCATGACGTGTCCTCTTTGTTCAAAAAACGATCGCCTCTCATCGTCCTCcacaaacatataaatagCCAATGGAGACGATGTAGGTTCAGTTTCATCCAAAGACGTATTAAAGATACCAAAC aagaaaaatattcgagCAAGTACGATCATATCGATGTCAACGCGGTGTTGGCTAATTCTCGCTTGAGGAATCAATACATTAACTGTCTAAATGGATCTGCTCCTTGTAATACGGGAGCTTCACGTTTTTTAAAAg aaaaatttgcgGAAGCATTTGTTACGAGATGTAAAAAGTGTACGGAAAGGCAAATCTATTTTTTCGATACGATTATCGACTGGTTTACGAAAAATGACCCTGAAACTTGGAATCATCTAGTGAAAATGGCAATCAAGGagctacaaaaaaaaagtgaaaaggaaaattag
- the LOC140668649 gene encoding allergen Tha p 1-like — MRLSFVLLSSFIFSGLVLGTENYSDTYDNVDVNAILSSNRLLNPYIDCILDKGSCTADARALKRVFPEAVATICEKCNLKQRQGARKVGNHLKEHRPDLWVAFLEKYDPNKEYIAKFEQFLEQVEE, encoded by the exons ATGAGACTCTCTTTCGTATTGCTGTCCAGTTTCATATTCTCTGGACTCGTTTTGGGGACGGAAAATTATTCGGATACATATGACAATGTGGACGTAAATGCAATTCTTAGTAGCAATCGTCTTCTTAATCCATATATAGATTGCATTCTCGATAAAGGTTCCTGCACTGCTGATGCACGCGCTCTTAAAc GTGTGTTTCCAGAAGCGGTAGCcacaatttgtgaaaaatgcaatttaaagcAGAGACAAGGAGCAAGAAAAGTAGGCAATCATTTAAAAGAGCATAGACCAGATCTCTGGGTGGcgtttcttgaaaaatatgatcCTAATAAAGAgtatattgcaaaattcgAACAATTTTTAGAACAAgttgaagaataa
- the Pdss2 gene encoding all trans-polyprenyl-diphosphate synthase PDSS2 isoform X1, protein MSTKTVTFKIWRGIPVSTFLWKSKSFQTQRTICTSMQNKLYFNNVNHAENKVAVNQKTDWNKTMSEAEKIVGYPTSFLSLRWLLSDEIANVALHLRKLVGSNHPLLKTAKSIIYNGRNTQAFGLIVLLISKAAGHLNAKPVEEDKAAGVLHSQRALAEVIEMIRISNLIHRGLVNINTNESLSVESSELNNMTFGNKIALLCGDYLLSNSCAELAQLRNQDLVFLISSAVKDLCQAEFVASRDNQNFPIPSKPPKDRTGYALKEWTLLNVYGAGSLLGKSCQGTLQLAGHSKEIQEEGYKFGKHLALAWQASLDLGLCINKDKEILHNLCAAPIMFHVEHDPSILLKQLDKGSESVENVNYLEVLEIVTDGPGIGLTKDLIKEHSQKAMEVLNVFKESDARKALSNIIVAIGDL, encoded by the exons atGTCTACAAAGACAGTTACATTCAAAATTTGGAGAGGCATTCCTGTATCTACATTTTTGTGGAAATCAAAGAGTTTTCAAACCCAAAGGACAATTTGTACTTCAATGcaaaataagttatattttaataatgttaatcatGCTGAAAACAAAGTAGCAGTGAATCAGAAAACAGATTGGAATAAAACCATGTCAGAAGCAGAAAAAATTGTTGGATATCCAACGTCTTTCCTAAGTTTAAGATGGTTATTGAGCGACGAAATTGCAAATGTTGCATTGCATTTAAGGAAGTTGGTTGGATCTAATCATCCTTTGCTGAAAACAGCTAA AAGTATTATCTATAATGGTCGTAACACACAAGCATTTGGGCTCATTGTGTTACTAATCTCTAAAGCTGCCGGTCATTTAAATGCAAAACCAGTAGAAGAAGATAAAGCTGCAGGTGTATTACATAg cCAAAGAGCATTAGCTGAAGTTATAGAGATGATACGCATTAGCAATTTAATACATAGAGGActggtaaatataaatacaaatgaaTCTTTGTCTGTGGAGTCCTCAGAATTAAACAATATGACTTTTGGCAATAAAATAGCATTGTTATGTGGTGATTACTTACTTAGTAATAGTTGTGCTGAATTAGCACAACTCAGAAATCAAGAT CTtgtgtttttaatatcatCTGCAGTAAAAGATTTATGTCAAGCAGAATTTGTAGCATCCAGAGACAATCAAAATTTTCCCATACCATCAAAACCACCCAAAGATCGTACAGGTTATGCACTTAAAGAATGGAcacttttaaatgtttatggCGCTGGATCATTACTTGGAAAAAGCTGTCAAGGTACATTGCAGTTAGCTGGACATAGCAAAGAAATACAAGAGGAAGGTTACAAGTTTGGCAAACATCTAGCTTTAGCTTGGCAG gcTTCCTTGGATTTGGGTTTATGCATTAATAAAGACAAAGAAATCTTGCATAATTTGTGTGCTGCTCCAATTATGTTTCATGTTGAACATGATCcatcaattttattgaaacaattaGACAAGGGATCAGAATCAGTTGAAAATGTCAATTATTTAgag GTACTTGAGATTGTTACAGATGGTCCTGGTATTGGATTAACCAAAGATCTCATAAAGGAACATTCGCAAAAAGCTATGGAAgtcttaaatgtatttaaagaaAGTGATGCAAGAAAGGCCTTGTCTAATATTATTGTTGCGATAGGTGATCTTTAA